In Patagioenas fasciata isolate bPatFas1 chromosome 2, bPatFas1.hap1, whole genome shotgun sequence, a single window of DNA contains:
- the GAREM1 gene encoding GRB2-associated and regulator of MAPK protein 1 yields the protein MDPGPPLGCSLKDVKWSAVAVPLDLLVSTYRLPQIARLDSGEAVEGLRESDYLLIHSCRQWTTITAHSLEEGHYVIGPKIEIPVHYAGQFKLLEQDRDIKEPVQYFNSVEEVAKAFPERVYVMEEITFNVKVASGECNEDTEVYNITLCTGDELTLMGQAEILYAKSSKEKSRLNTIFKKIGKLNSISKLGRGKMPCLICMNHRTNESISLPFQCKGKFSTRSPLEVQMQEGEHTIRNIVEKTRLPVNVTVPSPTPRNPYDLHFIREGHRYKFVNIQTKTVVVCCVLRGNKIIPMHFPLHLTLPKFILPDSLVKGELWHESLIQHWFNVCQEQFDIDEYSRAVRDVKTDWNEDCKSPKKSRCPGHSHVPNSLSYARDELTQSFHRLSVCVYGNNLHGNSEVNLHGCRDLCNEWALFSHDALQYQESGDSGSDYLFPEVSEESMFLPTKPELPYEELWLDQGSGKAGDQPLTRSLSEKNKCDSYRGSFRSKCGTASLPVPATVGVTTKSSDVSLPPPPVPPKSEAVKEECRLLNAPPVPPRSSKPSSTSPSIPPRTVKPARQQTRSPSPTLSYYSSGLHNINVTESDNTNPTESAPVSCYPCNAMKTESKEPESTIPLGSPSPEALPSRLSWPNHFSGTADGLNRSDFLLDPSRSYSYPRQKTPGTPKRNCPAPLTFDFDGCELPAGYSPLTPAEFTSTISSCPKSASYSLDCTDDKTLGDSDAKQSHSCPALPPRAPKSSEDKPVTDMCPLPLKIDGAEEESKTGSPDLSEDQYLIKKGMQDTFSMSYPFSSPLHLQLAPRSCGDGSPWQPPTDLSGLSIEEVSKSLRFIGLSEDVISFFVTEKIDGNLLVQLTEEILSEDFKLSKLQVKKILQFINGWRPKM from the exons GGCAGTTTAAGCTGCTGGAACAAGACCGAGATATTAAGGAGCCAGTGCAGTATTTTAACAGTGTGGAGGAGGTGGCTAAAGCATTTCCTGAACGAGTTTACGTCATGGAGGAAATAACATTCAACGTTAAG gTGGCTTCAGGTGAATGCAATGAAGACACTGAGGTTTACAACATTACCCTTTGTACTGGGGATGAGCTCACTTTAATGGGGCAAGCAGAAATCCTTTATGCAAAATCTTCCAAGGAGAAGTCACGACTCAACACCATCTTCAAAAAAATTGGGAAACTTAATTCAATTAGTAAGCTAGGCAGAGGCAAAATGCCCTGTCTCATATGCATGAACCACAGGACCAACGAAAGCATCAGTCTCCCTTTCCAGTGTAAGGGCAAGTTTAGCACCCGCAGCCCATTGGAGGTGCAGATGCAAGAAGGGGAGCACACAATTCGCAATATAGTAGAAAAAACCAGGCTGCCTGTTAATGTGACTGTGCCGAGTCCTACACCAAGAAATCCTTACGACCTGCATTTTATCCGTGAAGGGCACAGGTACAAGTTTGTCAACATTCAAACCAAGACTGTGGTGGTTTGTTGTGTGCTTCGTGGCAACAAAATTATTCCAATGCATTTTCCCTTGCACTTAACGCTTCCAAAATTTATTCTGCCCGACAGTCTGGTGAAGGGAGAGCTGTGGCATGAATCCCTCATACAGCATTGGTTTAATGTATGCCAGGAACAGTTTGACATAGACGAGTATTCCCGTGCGGTGCGAGATGTGAAGACTGACTGGAATGAAGACTGCAAGAGCCCGAAGAAGAGCCGGTGCCCGGGGCACAGCCACGTACCCAACTCCCTCAGCTACGCACGGGATGAGCTCACCCAATCCTTCCACCGTCTTTCTGTGTGTGTCTATGGAAACAATCTGCACGGGAATAGTGAAGTGAACCTCCACGGCTGCAGGGACTTGTGTAACGAGTGGGCCCTCTTCTCTCACGATGCTCTCCAGTACCAGGAGTCTGGTGACAGTGGCAGCGATTACCTTTTTCCTGAAGTTAGCGAAGAATCCATGTTTCTGCCTACAAAACCAGAGCTTCCTTACGAAGAGCTGTGGTTGGACCAAGGGTCTGGAAAGGCTGGTGACCAGCCTCTCACTCGCTCGCTAAGTGAGAAGAACAAATGTGACAGCTACAGGGGGTCTTTCCGATCAAAGTGTGGTACCGCATCCCTTCCCGTGCCTGCGACTGTTGGAGTAACCACAAAGTCTTCAGATGTTTCCCTACCTCCACCTCCAGTGCCTCCCAAATCAGAAGCA GTAAAAGAGGAATGCAGGCTCCTGAACGCTCCCCCCGTCCCGCCGCGGAGTTCAAAGCCGTCCTCCACCAGTCCTTCCATCCCTCCTCGCACCGTCAAACCTGCGCGGCAGCAGACCCGCTCTCCTAGCCCGACTCTGTCCTACTACTCATCGGGACTGCACAACAT CAATGTCACAGAGAGTGACAACACCAACCCAACTGAGAGCGCACCTGTTTCCTGCTACCCTTGTAACGCGATGAAAACCGAATCCAAAGAGCCTGAGAGCACGATACCTTTGGGAAGCCCCTCACCTGAAGCTCTGCCTTCCAGGTTATCTTGGCCAAACCATTTTTCAGGAACGGCTGACGGCCTGAACAGGAGTGATTTCCTGCTCGATCCAAGCAGGAGCTACAGTTACCCCAGACAGAAGACTCCAGGCACGCCAAAGAGAAACTGTCCAGCACCTTTGACTTTTGACTTCGATGGGTGTGAGCTCCCGGCGGGGTACTCCCCGCTGACCCCAGCAGAGTTCACCAGCACCATCTCTAGCTGTCCAAAGTCAGCAAGTTACTCTCTAGACTGCACAGACGACAAAACTCTGGGAGACAGCGATGCAAAGCAGAGCCATTCGTGTCCTGCCTTACCTCCTCGGGCACCAAAGTCAAGCGAAGATAAACCAGTTACAGACATGTGTCCCTTGCCGCTGAAAATAGATGGTGCTGAGGAGGAGTCAAAAACCGGTTCTCCAGACCTTTCGGAAGATCAGTATCTCATTAAAAAGGGCATGCAAGATACATTCTCTATGTCTTATCCCTTCTCGTCTCCCCTCCACCTCCAGTTAGCACCAAGGTCTTGTGGGGATGGGTCTCCTTGGCAGCCACCCACAGACCTTTCTGGACTCTCGATAGAGGAAGTGTCTAAATCGCTGAGGTTTATTGGTCTGTCAGAAGATGTCATATCATTTTTTGTTACAGAGAAGATTGATGGCAATTTACTGGTTCAGCTTACAGAAGAAATCCTGTCAGAAGACTTTAAGCTAAGCAAATTGCAGGTTAAGAAAATACTACAGTTCATTAATGGCTGGCGGCCCAAGATGTGA